The Deltaproteobacteria bacterium genome includes a region encoding these proteins:
- a CDS encoding M48 family metallopeptidase has translation MIGLSPLLITFVAAFGIRSALEVVLNRLNVSHLRRYGQRIPPVFRSVVDEGKLARISAYRVESMSFGLFADLFSQSWLLAALLSGFLPRLVERIEPWVTNPVWEGLIFFAVLSAVLNLPRIPFNFYEIFVIEERHGFNTRTIRTWLLDLLKETLLSALLGGIVLLSLLILIYRIRQAWWIWAWLVLALVEGLVLWLYPVLIAPWFNRFEPVSDASLQQRIQDLVEVAGLTVKGVYQMDAGKRTRHTNAYFTGLGRTKRIVLFDSLLERHTEDEILAILCHEVGHWKRKHMIKQLLALEIASFVVLFVTGRLIQWPLLYRTFGFHGLLPFVGVFLVGTVVELAGYFLYPLGSAISRTLERQADDEASRLMGTGLPLARALRRLALDNLANLNPHPLYAWFYYTHPPVVERIERLERNERETS, from the coding sequence ATGATTGGGCTCAGCCCTCTTCTCATCACATTCGTTGCCGCCTTTGGAATCCGCTCGGCTCTTGAGGTGGTCCTGAACCGGCTCAACGTCAGCCACCTCCGCCGGTACGGGCAGAGGATACCCCCGGTGTTCCGCTCCGTTGTGGATGAGGGGAAGCTGGCAAGGATCTCAGCCTACAGGGTTGAGTCGATGAGTTTCGGGTTGTTCGCCGATCTCTTCTCGCAGTCCTGGCTGCTGGCAGCTCTGTTGTCCGGGTTTCTCCCAAGACTCGTAGAGAGGATCGAGCCATGGGTAACCAACCCAGTATGGGAGGGTCTCATCTTTTTCGCCGTCCTTTCAGCAGTGCTGAATCTCCCTCGGATCCCCTTCAATTTCTATGAGATATTTGTGATCGAAGAACGCCACGGCTTCAATACCAGGACGATCAGGACGTGGCTTCTCGATCTCCTAAAGGAAACCCTGCTGTCTGCCTTGCTCGGAGGTATCGTGCTCTTGTCTCTCTTGATCCTGATCTACCGGATACGCCAGGCCTGGTGGATCTGGGCATGGTTGGTCTTGGCTCTGGTCGAGGGACTTGTTCTCTGGCTCTACCCGGTTCTCATAGCTCCGTGGTTCAATCGGTTTGAACCCGTCTCGGATGCAAGTCTGCAACAGAGGATTCAAGATCTCGTGGAGGTGGCGGGCCTGACGGTAAAAGGGGTCTACCAGATGGATGCGGGAAAGAGAACCCGCCACACGAACGCCTATTTTACAGGCCTTGGCCGTACCAAGAGGATCGTTCTTTTCGATTCTCTCCTCGAGAGGCATACCGAGGATGAAATCCTGGCGATTCTATGCCACGAGGTGGGACACTGGAAGAGGAAACACATGATCAAACAGCTCCTGGCTTTGGAAATCGCCTCCTTCGTGGTCCTCTTTGTGACAGGCCGCCTCATCCAGTGGCCCCTCCTGTATCGAACCTTCGGATTTCACGGCCTTCTTCCTTTTGTGGGAGTTTTTCTTGTTGGGACGGTGGTGGAGCTTGCTGGATATTTTCTTTATCCGCTGGGATCGGCTATTTCCCGAACACTGGAAAGGCAGGCCGACGATGAGGCCTCAAGACTCATGGGAACGGGCCTGCCCCTGGCGAGAGCCCTTCGAAGGCTAGCCCTGGACAATCTTGCAAACCTCAACCCCCATCCCCTCTATGCGTGGTTCTACTATACACACCCCCCTGTTGTAGAAAGAATCGAGCGGCTCGAGAGAAACGAGAGGGAAACCTCATGA
- a CDS encoding VWA domain-containing protein has protein sequence MKKGKLGRYLILSILLHLGMLLAVNAFLGLPVKVEPTKIIPIEAVVLEEEAPVPETKPVVDQPVERGVLDAKSETSVQREGRARTADLAGPAPTEGRLEPVLKVEEVPGLLLPASSRAARKSPFETKSEAAPEAQRRSDLASLSTPRPREGRLEPTVEFQEIPKLGIEPLGQEGSRTSLETKSPLSSGTEARLGIRDLAGPVPKQGNFEPSLSVRQIPTPGVLPVSREGKQVASRRVVSTSDKPRVYLTPVKPSLKNQPSILEIEVPRTLTEAERSRGQQAYSQTVKRSQVPLGRNRPSERVVSELPPIPTVESPVVPEQREMTLATSTVGPSLHETPEKTGRLKRLKPAGEAKSEPSYVPELPPIATGESPVVPEQREMTLATSSKGAPVAEMLEKAHGLRTLKPARGVQSLGSSVSELSPLPTEESPLVPHQGKMAAAPARRFPQIERERFEKAGKPRATIKTRVALTSAAVAVQPALAPPRHEPAFALPRLGGSFPAPGSPKGAAFLFVLDTSGSVKGAPLEGIKRSALDFIRLMGANDRAGILTFNDSAELVRDFTAQKKSLEREISRLKTAGRRTVLFDALMEGIRAIRREDRQKKVLILFSDGKDEGSRSTLQEVVRAIRRSGVSVLAVGYSRVERKYLHTLQKIAGETGGVFADAPRFRDVLLLFKTTRNAEAR, from the coding sequence GTGAAAAAGGGAAAGCTCGGAAGATACCTTATTCTCTCGATTTTGCTCCACTTGGGCATGCTTCTTGCCGTCAACGCCTTCTTGGGATTGCCCGTCAAGGTTGAACCCACCAAGATCATCCCCATCGAGGCAGTCGTTCTCGAGGAAGAAGCACCTGTTCCAGAAACAAAGCCTGTTGTCGATCAACCAGTGGAGAGGGGCGTCCTTGATGCGAAAAGCGAAACCTCGGTCCAGCGGGAAGGTCGCGCCAGAACCGCCGACTTGGCCGGGCCTGCCCCGACAGAGGGGAGATTGGAACCTGTCCTCAAGGTGGAGGAGGTCCCCGGCCTGCTCCTCCCGGCTTCGAGCCGCGCCGCCCGCAAGAGCCCTTTTGAAACTAAGAGCGAGGCCGCTCCTGAGGCACAAAGACGCTCCGACTTGGCCAGTCTGAGCACACCCAGGCCGAGGGAGGGGAGATTGGAACCCACCGTCGAGTTTCAGGAGATTCCGAAACTGGGCATTGAACCTCTGGGTCAAGAGGGGAGCAGAACCTCCCTCGAAACCAAGAGCCCTTTATCGTCGGGTACGGAAGCACGCCTTGGCATCCGTGATCTGGCCGGTCCCGTGCCAAAGCAGGGGAACTTCGAGCCGAGCCTTAGCGTGCGTCAAATCCCCACGCCGGGTGTCCTCCCCGTAAGCCGGGAAGGGAAACAGGTCGCCAGCAGACGCGTAGTTTCCACATCTGACAAGCCTCGGGTCTACCTCACCCCTGTGAAACCCTCTTTGAAGAATCAACCGTCCATCCTTGAGATAGAGGTGCCCAGGACCCTAACCGAGGCAGAAAGATCTCGGGGCCAACAGGCATACTCTCAAACCGTGAAGAGATCTCAAGTACCCCTGGGCAGAAACAGGCCAAGTGAGCGTGTGGTATCAGAGCTTCCCCCTATACCCACAGTGGAGTCTCCTGTCGTTCCGGAACAGAGGGAGATGACCCTGGCAACTTCCACTGTCGGTCCTTCCCTGCATGAGACCCCGGAGAAGACAGGTCGCTTGAAAAGGCTCAAACCTGCCGGTGAAGCCAAATCCGAGCCTTCCTACGTTCCTGAACTTCCCCCCATTGCCACGGGCGAGTCTCCTGTCGTTCCGGAACAGAGGGAGATGACCCTGGCAACTTCCAGCAAAGGGGCCCCTGTTGCAGAGATGCTGGAGAAGGCCCATGGTTTGAGAACACTCAAGCCTGCCCGTGGAGTGCAATCCCTGGGTTCGTCTGTTTCCGAACTATCCCCTCTCCCGACGGAGGAGTCTCCCCTGGTTCCCCACCAGGGAAAGATGGCCGCGGCTCCAGCCCGGAGGTTTCCACAGATCGAAAGGGAGAGGTTTGAAAAGGCGGGCAAGCCCCGGGCTACCATCAAAACCCGCGTGGCCCTCACCTCCGCAGCAGTTGCGGTTCAGCCCGCACTCGCCCCTCCGAGACATGAACCCGCCTTTGCTTTGCCGAGGCTCGGCGGGTCTTTCCCGGCCCCCGGCTCGCCGAAAGGGGCTGCCTTCCTCTTTGTTCTCGATACGAGTGGCTCTGTGAAGGGAGCTCCCCTGGAGGGTATCAAGAGATCGGCTCTTGACTTCATCAGGCTCATGGGCGCAAACGATCGGGCAGGAATCCTTACTTTCAACGACAGCGCCGAACTCGTCAGGGATTTCACTGCCCAAAAGAAATCTCTGGAAAGAGAGATAAGCCGCCTCAAGACGGCAGGCAGGCGGACGGTCCTGTTCGATGCCCTGATGGAGGGGATTAGAGCCATCCGGAGGGAGGACAGGCAGAAGAAGGTCCTGATCCTTTTTTCCGATGGAAAGGACGAGGGGAGTCGATCCACTCTTCAAGAGGTTGTCAGGGCTATACGCCGATCAGGGGTTTCCGTGCTTGCCGTCGGTTACTCACGGGTGGAAAGAAAATACCTCCACACCCTGCAGAAGATTGCAGGAGAGACCGGCGGGGTCTTTGCCGATGCTCCCCGATTTCGCGACGTCCTCCTGCTCTTCAAAACAACCCGGAATGCCGAGGCCCGGTAA
- a CDS encoding tetratricopeptide repeat protein, producing the protein MKQRLFFLLLVGLIVCLIPSWTEANEKASLYVNLGGSYYKLGRYQEAIEQFQKALALDPDFPNLYGLLGSAFFQNGDIDKAIEAYKKQIERTPDQEDFRFNLGLAYLKKGYLDKAAQQLQEVTRLNDRSVKAFRNLGYIFLKQGKLSEAVDALTRTVELAPDSWEDYYNLGVGLFRQNRLNEAVNAYQKAIKLRSDNPEAHVALAKAYLKLGKLDEALDEYKAALKIRPLDPQIRYELGLLYKQRGQNQEGITEFRLALREKPDHLEARTRLADLLLESGRTEAAVKEYQRVLKASPDAVDALLGMGVALTKKGDYKRALDYLLHAKALDPKRGDIRFHLALCYDLSGQDDQASTEYEAALRIDPNMAEACFNLGVIHDRKGEKGEAEKLYQRAISLKPDFAEAYNNLGTIYSERGNTKKAMEVYKKAASLKPDFAEPYNNMGVVYRKTGDLGRALANFEKATEISPRFFQAYYNMGTVFEARKEFDKAAEAYRKTIELAPDHEDAHFGLATVLQALNQLEEAKSAYEATLRINPNNVHARFRLAEILASQGQNKESIRQYEAVLRIDPDNVDALNNLGILYFKEKAYNEALHYLTKAAELGPERDYVHNNLGMLYTEMGMHEEAKNEFEKAISLGSSSSKKEGSSGSGQ; encoded by the coding sequence ATGAAACAGAGGCTCTTTTTTTTGTTATTGGTGGGACTTATTGTCTGCTTGATTCCTTCTTGGACCGAAGCCAACGAAAAGGCCAGTTTGTACGTAAATCTGGGGGGTAGCTACTACAAGCTGGGAAGATATCAGGAAGCCATTGAACAGTTTCAAAAGGCTCTTGCCCTAGATCCAGATTTTCCAAACCTTTACGGCCTTCTTGGGTCGGCCTTCTTTCAGAATGGTGATATCGACAAAGCCATCGAAGCATACAAGAAGCAGATCGAGCGCACGCCTGATCAGGAGGATTTCCGTTTCAATCTCGGCCTGGCATACCTGAAAAAGGGATATCTGGACAAGGCGGCTCAACAGCTACAGGAGGTGACGAGGCTAAATGACCGAAGTGTCAAGGCCTTCAGGAATCTGGGCTATATTTTTTTGAAACAGGGCAAGCTTTCCGAGGCTGTCGACGCACTGACCCGCACGGTGGAGCTTGCCCCTGATTCGTGGGAAGACTACTACAACCTGGGCGTCGGCCTGTTCAGGCAGAATCGGCTGAACGAGGCCGTAAACGCGTACCAGAAGGCGATCAAACTCCGCTCAGACAATCCTGAGGCTCATGTGGCGCTGGCCAAGGCTTACCTGAAGCTCGGCAAGTTGGATGAGGCTCTGGACGAATACAAGGCTGCCCTCAAGATACGACCTCTGGATCCTCAAATCAGGTACGAACTCGGACTGCTTTACAAACAGAGGGGACAGAATCAAGAGGGCATCACCGAATTCAGGCTCGCCCTGAGGGAGAAGCCGGACCATCTGGAGGCTCGGACAAGGCTCGCTGATCTGCTCCTGGAATCCGGACGGACCGAGGCCGCGGTGAAGGAATACCAGCGGGTTCTCAAGGCATCACCGGATGCGGTGGATGCCCTCCTGGGCATGGGCGTTGCGCTGACCAAGAAAGGAGATTACAAAAGGGCCCTTGACTATCTTCTCCACGCGAAGGCCCTTGACCCGAAGCGTGGAGATATCCGTTTTCATCTGGCTTTGTGCTACGACCTCTCCGGTCAGGACGACCAGGCCTCCACCGAGTATGAGGCGGCCCTCAGGATCGACCCAAACATGGCCGAGGCCTGTTTCAATCTAGGGGTCATTCATGATAGAAAGGGGGAGAAGGGAGAAGCCGAGAAACTGTATCAAAGAGCGATATCCTTGAAACCGGATTTCGCGGAGGCTTACAACAACTTGGGAACAATTTACAGCGAACGGGGAAACACCAAGAAAGCCATGGAGGTCTACAAGAAGGCGGCCTCCCTGAAACCCGATTTTGCCGAACCCTACAACAATATGGGAGTGGTCTATCGCAAGACCGGAGACCTGGGCAGAGCACTTGCAAATTTCGAAAAAGCCACGGAAATCAGTCCCCGTTTCTTCCAGGCCTACTATAATATGGGCACCGTCTTCGAAGCTAGGAAGGAGTTTGACAAAGCCGCCGAGGCTTACAGAAAGACCATCGAGCTTGCGCCAGATCACGAAGATGCCCATTTCGGTCTGGCAACGGTTCTGCAGGCCTTGAACCAACTGGAAGAGGCCAAGTCGGCTTACGAGGCCACCCTGAGAATCAATCCCAACAACGTGCATGCACGCTTCAGATTGGCGGAGATCCTTGCTTCTCAAGGTCAAAACAAGGAGTCCATCAGGCAGTATGAGGCTGTTCTACGCATTGACCCTGATAACGTGGACGCCCTGAACAATCTGGGGATTCTCTATTTCAAAGAAAAGGCCTATAACGAAGCCCTTCACTACCTCACAAAAGCAGCGGAGCTTGGCCCTGAACGCGACTATGTACACAACAATCTCGGGATGCTTTACACGGAAATGGGAATGCACGAAGAGGCAAAGAACGAGTTTGAAAAGGCCATCAGCCTTGGAAGTAGCAGCAGTAAGAAAGAGGGGTCTTCAGGGTCGGGTCAGTAG